In Oligoflexia bacterium, a single genomic region encodes these proteins:
- the pyrH gene encoding UMP kinase, which yields MNHQYKRVLLKLSGEALCDENGYGISPSILSRLSQEIKEVMSTGVELAIVIGGGNIFRGVAGASKGMDRASADYMGMLATTINALALQDALEAQNVKTRVLSAISMQQIAEPYIRRRATRHLEKGRVVIFAAGIGSPFFTTDTTASLRAMEINADVILKATRVDGVFDKDPLKHSDAEKFDTLSYLEVLQKGLKVMDSTATSLCMDNKMPIIVFNMMKEGNILKAIAGEDIGTTVSNAS from the coding sequence ATGAATCATCAATACAAAAGAGTGCTCTTAAAACTTAGCGGTGAAGCCTTATGCGATGAAAATGGCTATGGCATAAGTCCTTCTATTTTATCTCGTTTATCACAAGAAATAAAAGAAGTGATGTCTACTGGGGTTGAGTTAGCCATTGTTATTGGTGGCGGTAATATTTTTAGAGGCGTGGCTGGCGCATCTAAAGGCATGGATAGAGCTTCAGCTGATTATATGGGTATGCTAGCCACAACGATTAACGCACTTGCTCTACAAGATGCTTTAGAGGCGCAAAATGTAAAAACAAGAGTTTTAAGTGCTATTTCTATGCAACAAATTGCTGAACCCTATATTAGACGTAGAGCAACAAGACACTTAGAAAAAGGCCGTGTTGTTATTTTTGCAGCTGGGATTGGTAGCCCATTTTTTACAACCGATACAACTGCATCCTTAAGGGCTATGGAAATCAACGCCGATGTTATCTTAAAAGCAACGCGTGTAGATGGTGTGTTTGATAAAGATCCTTTAAAACACAGCGATGCAGAAAAATTTGATACCTTGAGCTACCTTGAGGTTTTACAAAAAGGTTTAAAGGTCATGGACTCAACAGCGACCTCATTGTGCATGGACAATAAAATGCCAATTATTGTGTTTAATATGATGAAAGAAGGGAATATCCTAAAAGCCATCGCCGGTGAAGATATTGGAACAACTGTATCAAATGCAAGTTAA
- the frr gene encoding ribosome recycling factor — MQQLIQQLNEKWDKAISAFENDLSKVRTGRANPGMLDIIKVDYYGTPTPIAQMASITAPDAKTLVVQPWDQSALAMIEKSIQSSNLGFTPQNDGKIIRIPIPALTEERRKEFVKLVGKHAEDAKIAIRNIRRNGMDELKKAEKDKEISEDEHKRFQVDIQEKTDSNIKKIDTLAEVKSKEILAI; from the coding sequence ATGCAACAATTGATTCAGCAACTCAATGAAAAGTGGGACAAAGCTATATCTGCTTTTGAAAATGATTTAAGCAAAGTCAGAACTGGTCGCGCCAATCCTGGTATGCTTGATATTATTAAAGTGGATTACTACGGAACTCCCACCCCCATTGCACAAATGGCTTCGATTACCGCCCCTGATGCTAAAACACTTGTGGTTCAACCTTGGGACCAAAGTGCCTTGGCCATGATAGAGAAATCCATTCAATCATCCAACTTAGGCTTTACCCCGCAGAATGATGGTAAAATTATTCGTATCCCTATTCCTGCCTTAACAGAAGAGAGACGAAAAGAGTTTGTTAAATTGGTAGGAAAACATGCTGAAGATGCAAAAATTGCCATCAGAAACATTCGTCGCAATGGTATGGATGAACTGAAAAAAGCCGAAAAAGACAAAGAAATCTCAGAAGATGAGCATAAACGCTTTCAAGTTGACATTCAGGAAAAAACGGACTCCAATATCAAAAAAATTGATACCTTGGCTGAGGTCAAATCAAAAGAAATTTTGGCCATATAA
- a CDS encoding isoprenyl transferase: MWPFKKNSLSNNGETAPDTTHIQHLAIIMDGNGRWAKKRSLPRIFGHRNSVDTTESIIEACRSFNIPYLTLYAFSQQNWQRPQQEVSGLMNLLEQFLNSKLQKMLDNDIAFNTIGDQQFLPEKIQTLIEKTKQKTQEKAKNIKMTLTLALSYGGREEITRAIQKLGKDLLEQKITLKDINQSCIASYLDTHDLPDPDLIIRTSGEYRSSNFLPWQSTYSEYYFTPTLWPDFSVAELKKAIEAFNQRERRFGDSKAHKTLEVQG; encoded by the coding sequence ATGTGGCCTTTTAAAAAAAACTCTCTATCCAATAATGGTGAAACAGCACCTGATACAACGCACATTCAACACTTAGCTATCATTATGGATGGTAATGGTAGGTGGGCTAAAAAAAGAAGTCTGCCTAGAATTTTTGGCCACAGAAACAGTGTAGACACCACGGAGTCCATTATTGAAGCTTGTAGGTCGTTTAACATTCCCTACCTTACTTTGTATGCCTTTTCACAACAAAACTGGCAGCGTCCACAACAAGAGGTTAGTGGCCTTATGAACTTGTTGGAACAGTTTCTTAACAGCAAACTACAAAAAATGTTAGATAATGATATTGCCTTTAACACCATTGGTGACCAGCAGTTTTTACCTGAAAAAATTCAAACTTTGATTGAAAAAACCAAGCAAAAAACTCAAGAAAAAGCTAAGAACATTAAAATGACTTTAACACTTGCTTTAAGCTACGGTGGAAGAGAAGAGATTACGCGTGCGATTCAAAAATTGGGAAAAGATCTTCTTGAACAAAAAATTACTCTTAAGGATATTAACCAAAGCTGTATCGCAAGCTATTTGGATACGCATGATTTACCTGACCCAGATCTTATTATAAGAACCAGCGGTGAATACAGGAGTTCTAATTTTTTACCTTGGCAAAGTACTTACAGTGAATACTATTTTACTCCCACCCTGTGGCCGGATTTTTCGGTTGCAGAGCTGAAAAAAGCCATTGAAGCTTTTAATCAAAGAGAACGCAGATTTGGTGATAGCAAAGCTCATAAAACCCTGGAGGTTCAAGGATGA
- the dxr gene encoding 1-deoxy-D-xylulose-5-phosphate reductoisomerase yields the protein MKSISILGSTGSVGVSSLDLIDKNPHQFKVLALAGGHNIDLLSQQCLKYKPLLVSCLEESDCKTLKQRCSDLKHTEFMSGEDGACAVASMNQADYVISAIVGAAGLKPTIAAIKSNKTVALANKESLVVAGAYVNEVLKQHPKSKLLPVDSEHSAIFQCLENKEDLSYKNIRRIILTASGGPFFLQKNKDLNTVTLEEALKHPNWSMGNKITIDSATMMNKGLEAIEAYWLFNVPAEKLDIVIHPQSIVHSMVEYMDGSILAQLSKPDMKGPIAYALSYPDRIEQAVEYLDFSKLSKLEFFAPDTKRFPATELAMNSLKAGPDYPAVLNGANEVSVDAFLKQKITFTQITEINETVLNCYNGQKAVSLDDFLQADAWGRQTAQACINRM from the coding sequence ATGAAGTCCATCTCTATTTTAGGTTCAACGGGGTCAGTGGGTGTATCCAGTCTTGACTTGATTGATAAAAACCCACACCAATTTAAAGTACTTGCTTTAGCTGGTGGCCATAATATTGATCTTCTTAGTCAACAATGCTTAAAATACAAACCCTTATTGGTTTCTTGTCTTGAAGAATCTGATTGTAAAACATTAAAACAACGTTGTTCAGATTTGAAACATACTGAATTTATGTCCGGTGAAGACGGTGCTTGCGCTGTTGCATCTATGAATCAAGCAGATTATGTTATCTCCGCTATTGTGGGTGCTGCTGGCCTCAAACCCACCATTGCCGCCATTAAATCCAATAAAACCGTTGCTTTAGCCAACAAAGAATCTTTAGTGGTTGCTGGAGCATATGTTAATGAAGTCTTAAAACAACACCCTAAAAGTAAACTTTTACCCGTTGACAGTGAACACAGTGCTATTTTTCAATGTTTGGAGAACAAAGAAGATCTATCATACAAAAATATTCGCAGAATTATTTTAACTGCTTCTGGAGGACCTTTCTTTTTACAAAAGAATAAAGATCTAAACACAGTAACTTTAGAAGAAGCTCTCAAACATCCCAACTGGTCCATGGGCAATAAAATTACCATAGATTCTGCCACTATGATGAATAAAGGTTTGGAAGCCATTGAAGCTTATTGGTTGTTTAATGTTCCAGCAGAAAAACTAGATATTGTTATTCATCCACAATCCATTGTTCACTCTATGGTAGAGTATATGGATGGCTCTATATTAGCACAATTGAGCAAGCCAGACATGAAAGGCCCTATTGCCTATGCTCTATCCTACCCAGATAGAATTGAACAGGCTGTAGAATATCTTGATTTTTCTAAATTATCTAAACTTGAGTTTTTTGCTCCTGACACAAAGCGTTTTCCGGCAACTGAGTTAGCCATGAATAGCCTTAAAGCTGGACCTGACTACCCTGCGGTACTCAATGGCGCCAATGAGGTGAGTGTTGACGCCTTTTTAAAGCAAAAAATTACATTTACTCAGATCACTGAAATCAACGAAACCGTTTTAAACTGTTATAATGGCCAGAAAGCTGTTAGTTTGGACGACTTCTTACAAGCGGATGCTTGGGGTAGACAAACTGCCCAAGCGTGTATAAATAGGATGTAG
- the rseP gene encoding RIP metalloprotease RseP — translation MFASVVLPIVLFGGLVFFHELGHFLVAKKCGVYVERFAIGFGPAIFKKQWGETEYALCAFPLGGYVKMHGEEMEAIQGDVKKELSADDPRSYMNQPVWNRIAIASMGPIFNLILPVFVYAIIFWVGTDTLKPVIGDVEPGQPAAVAGLKAGDEIVSINGEAVNTWNHFVNILRTQEAGDIDLTFKRNQRQQNITVKATRSEVENVYGEKTQASQIGVSYLPFLPIVGISSEDSAAYKAGLRTGDEITKINEKDIQYWWQVEQFFDQELSQNMTLQVKRYSTEALQNNKLDQAEEKTIALNGKFLSAAHAGIENGQLYIRYVLPDSVAQEAGLQVNDKVVSLNGEELNTWSQFHQGIQSAEEALKIGILRNNIPLTLTAQPQVVSEKDELTQDKKQFKRLGVQSAALTGMPAFFKERYTNPFKALHKGVEETIKLTVLTAKGLGKLFMGKLSMNSLGGPISIFYLAGTSYKKGGFDAFFRMMAMLSITLALLNLLPIPMLDGGHLLFFFIEVIKGSPVSEKVVRIGHTLGFAFIIGLMILTFYVDLNRFLFDRIRSLFN, via the coding sequence ATGTTTGCAAGTGTAGTCTTACCCATCGTTTTATTTGGTGGATTGGTTTTTTTCCATGAGCTTGGTCACTTCTTAGTGGCAAAAAAATGCGGTGTATATGTTGAACGTTTTGCCATTGGTTTTGGTCCAGCTATTTTCAAAAAGCAATGGGGTGAAACCGAATACGCATTATGTGCATTCCCTCTGGGTGGCTATGTTAAAATGCATGGTGAGGAAATGGAAGCCATTCAAGGCGATGTTAAAAAAGAATTGTCTGCAGATGATCCGCGCTCTTATATGAATCAACCGGTATGGAACCGCATTGCTATAGCATCCATGGGACCCATTTTTAATCTTATTTTACCTGTTTTTGTTTATGCTATTATTTTTTGGGTTGGAACAGATACTTTAAAACCTGTAATTGGTGATGTTGAGCCCGGTCAACCTGCTGCTGTTGCTGGTCTAAAAGCTGGTGATGAAATTGTTTCTATCAATGGTGAAGCCGTCAATACCTGGAATCACTTTGTTAATATTTTAAGAACTCAGGAAGCCGGAGATATTGATTTAACCTTTAAGCGCAATCAACGTCAGCAAAATATAACCGTCAAAGCTACGCGGTCAGAGGTTGAAAATGTATATGGAGAAAAAACACAAGCCTCACAAATTGGTGTGAGTTACTTACCCTTCTTACCTATTGTTGGTATTAGCAGTGAAGATAGCGCTGCTTACAAAGCTGGTTTGCGAACAGGTGATGAAATTACAAAAATTAATGAAAAAGATATTCAATATTGGTGGCAAGTAGAGCAGTTCTTTGATCAAGAGCTTAGTCAAAATATGACCTTGCAGGTTAAACGCTATAGCACTGAAGCTTTACAAAACAACAAGCTTGATCAAGCTGAAGAAAAAACCATTGCTTTGAATGGCAAATTTCTTTCTGCTGCACATGCTGGCATAGAAAATGGTCAGCTTTACATTAGATATGTATTGCCAGACAGTGTGGCTCAAGAAGCTGGTTTACAAGTGAATGATAAAGTTGTTAGCCTCAATGGTGAAGAGCTCAACACCTGGTCTCAATTTCATCAAGGCATTCAATCAGCAGAAGAAGCTTTAAAAATTGGTATTTTAAGAAATAATATTCCTCTTACTTTAACCGCACAACCACAAGTTGTTTCTGAAAAAGATGAACTCACCCAAGATAAAAAACAATTTAAACGCTTGGGTGTACAGTCAGCTGCTTTAACAGGTATGCCTGCTTTCTTTAAAGAGCGTTACACCAACCCCTTTAAAGCTTTGCATAAGGGGGTTGAGGAAACCATTAAGTTAACCGTTTTAACGGCTAAAGGTTTAGGTAAGCTATTTATGGGTAAATTGTCTATGAATTCATTGGGCGGCCCTATTTCTATTTTTTATCTTGCTGGAACTTCTTATAAAAAAGGCGGCTTTGACGCATTTTTTAGAATGATGGCCATGCTCAGCATCACTTTGGCTTTATTGAACTTACTTCCCATTCCCATGTTGGATGGTGGGCACTTGTTGTTCTTTTTCATTGAGGTGATCAAAGGTAGCCCAGTCTCAGAAAAAGTAGTACGCATTGGTCACACTTTAGGCTTTGCATTCATTATTGGTTTAATGATCTTAACCTTCTATGTTGACCTCAACCGCTTTTTATTTGATAGAATTAGAAGTTTGTTTAACTAG
- the tsaB gene encoding tRNA (adenosine(37)-N6)-threonylcarbamoyltransferase complex dimerization subunit type 1 TsaB has translation MLHLILDSSQPYTHWVLAKNQAVLGEIKSEQRFDTAEQTLILLQNLLKKHALDLTDITSYAYIAGPGSFTGLRIGAATLKALSFSNHQQNIVALDPCYLLAQQYVLNQAEKQDCLLVPVIASRKNHFYHCTYDYTQKNLALKQAVCEQAMTELNNDYFMEAKNKPIIFLGPDCTLLNEQPFFQQHDNTNMTAQTLAYFAYQEIMANNFVDKASFGPNYIVQSVAKPKHNR, from the coding sequence ATGTTGCATTTAATTCTTGATAGCAGCCAACCGTATACGCATTGGGTCTTAGCAAAAAACCAGGCTGTTCTAGGTGAAATTAAAAGTGAGCAGCGTTTTGATACTGCTGAACAAACCTTAATTTTACTGCAAAACTTGCTCAAAAAGCATGCTCTTGACTTAACTGATATTACTTCTTACGCTTATATTGCTGGCCCAGGCTCTTTTACAGGTCTTAGAATTGGTGCTGCCACCCTAAAAGCTTTATCCTTTTCAAACCATCAACAAAATATTGTTGCTCTAGATCCCTGTTATTTATTAGCGCAGCAATATGTATTGAATCAAGCAGAAAAACAAGACTGTTTATTGGTTCCTGTTATTGCTTCAAGAAAAAACCATTTTTACCATTGCACCTATGACTATACGCAGAAAAACTTAGCTTTAAAACAGGCTGTCTGTGAACAAGCAATGACTGAATTAAATAACGATTATTTTATGGAAGCTAAAAACAAACCTATCATTTTTTTAGGCCCTGACTGTACGCTTTTAAATGAACAGCCCTTTTTTCAACAGCATGATAATACTAACATGACTGCACAGACCTTAGCCTATTTTGCTTATCAAGAAATCATGGCAAACAACTTTGTTGATAAAGCCAGTTTTGGTCCAAATTATATTGTTCAAAGCGTTGCCAAACCCAAACACAACAGGTAA
- the lepB gene encoding signal peptidase I — MLNSFRALMFALFLALVFRFSVASPYRIPTGSMIPSLKIGDFLFVSKLSYAVKIPFTNDNLIQLSTPKRGDVIVFPFPDDPKVDYIKRVVGIAGDIIEINDKQLYINGQPIPKTEFQSQKYLFDHYFIADPTDYHLYKEDLFGVEHVIMERSNTQPELNYFGPYKVPNDHVFVIGDNRDNSLDGRYWRNKSIPIKSIRGKAMFVWLSIDSKNPLFYLGNFAVPSIRSHRFGMTIK; from the coding sequence ATGTTGAACTCTTTTCGTGCCTTGATGTTTGCTTTATTTTTAGCCCTAGTTTTTAGATTCAGTGTAGCTTCACCATACAGAATTCCAACGGGTTCTATGATTCCCAGCTTGAAGATTGGTGATTTTTTGTTTGTCAGTAAATTAAGCTATGCCGTTAAAATTCCATTTACCAACGACAACTTAATTCAACTTTCAACACCCAAACGCGGTGATGTGATTGTTTTTCCTTTTCCTGATGACCCAAAAGTAGATTATATTAAACGCGTTGTAGGCATTGCTGGCGATATCATTGAAATCAATGACAAACAACTTTATATCAATGGTCAACCTATTCCTAAAACGGAGTTTCAATCACAAAAATATTTATTTGATCATTATTTCATTGCTGATCCCACCGACTATCATCTTTATAAAGAGGATCTTTTTGGAGTAGAGCACGTGATTATGGAAAGATCTAATACTCAGCCAGAGCTTAACTATTTTGGACCTTATAAAGTACCCAATGACCATGTTTTTGTAATTGGAGATAATCGTGACAATTCTCTGGATGGTCGCTATTGGCGAAATAAATCAATTCCAATAAAAAGTATTCGTGGGAAGGCCATGTTTGTCTGGTTATCTATAGACAGCAAAAATCCTTTATTTTACTTAGGAAACTTTGCTGTACCGTCAATTCGGTCACATCGTTTTGGGATGACCATCAAATAA
- a CDS encoding PilZ domain-containing protein yields MNKSKQPVNHDLDLDLIEKPKIEFNRRIKGDRLETFFPIYITSLSGDLIQGYAESINLSWSGILIETNILLEKEDEVFLEFTLPETDQTLKIRAKVVRMRCEDDMEYYVVGFIFKEMDVNVRRMLNGYILEHLDSN; encoded by the coding sequence ATGAATAAATCTAAGCAACCCGTGAACCATGACTTGGATCTGGACCTGATTGAAAAACCAAAAATTGAGTTTAATCGAAGAATCAAAGGCGATCGACTTGAAACTTTTTTTCCAATTTATATCACCTCTTTATCCGGTGACCTTATTCAAGGTTATGCTGAATCCATCAACTTAAGTTGGTCTGGGATACTGATTGAAACCAATATACTTTTAGAAAAAGAAGATGAAGTTTTTTTAGAGTTTACCCTTCCAGAAACCGATCAGACTTTAAAAATTAGAGCCAAAGTTGTGCGCATGCGTTGTGAAGATGATATGGAATATTATGTTGTTGGTTTTATTTTTAAAGAAATGGACGTCAATGTGCGCCGCATGCTCAATGGTTATATTTTAGAACACTTGGACAGCAACTAA
- the mutY gene encoding A/G-specific adenine glycosylase: MNFKLKNFQKNLMSWYKKYARDLPWRRTKNPYYIWLSEVMLQQTQVKTVIPYYEKFIQTFPTLKDLAYAPEDKLMQYWQGLGYYRRAKHLHQAAKQIIAEHNGHLPKTAQELIKLKGFGEYTSASVASIAFGQAIACVDGNVKRVMARLFADDTNPAEKSQSLLYEKNPGDYNQAIMELGATVCTPKNPQCLLCPVQTFCCAQQQGQVDLFPKKTKKIKQTHIYAAIVLIEHKDCFLMEKRTQAGRWENLWQNPSLESKQLLSSKIIKQWLEDLTGKITVNLCPIAHITHQLTHQKISAQILHLNLESTLKSKDLHSQSYQWVKKEDLSTLGISTFQKKAFQQLNLIF, from the coding sequence ATGAACTTCAAGCTCAAAAATTTTCAAAAAAATTTAATGTCATGGTACAAAAAATATGCTCGCGATTTACCTTGGCGTCGCACAAAAAACCCTTACTACATCTGGTTGTCCGAAGTCATGCTTCAACAAACTCAGGTCAAAACGGTGATTCCCTATTATGAAAAGTTTATTCAAACCTTTCCAACACTAAAAGATTTAGCATACGCCCCAGAAGATAAACTCATGCAATATTGGCAAGGCTTGGGCTATTACAGAAGAGCCAAACATTTGCATCAGGCCGCAAAACAAATTATTGCTGAACATAACGGTCACTTACCCAAAACAGCTCAAGAGCTAATAAAACTAAAAGGTTTTGGAGAATACACCAGTGCTTCAGTTGCTTCTATTGCTTTTGGTCAAGCTATAGCTTGTGTTGACGGTAATGTAAAACGTGTCATGGCCAGATTGTTTGCTGATGATACAAACCCTGCTGAAAAATCTCAATCTTTGTTGTATGAAAAAAACCCAGGGGACTACAATCAAGCCATCATGGAATTGGGGGCAACAGTATGCACCCCAAAAAACCCACAATGTTTGTTATGTCCCGTACAAACATTTTGTTGTGCGCAACAACAAGGTCAGGTTGACTTGTTTCCTAAAAAAACAAAAAAAATTAAACAGACACATATCTATGCTGCTATTGTTTTAATAGAACATAAAGATTGTTTCTTAATGGAAAAACGTACGCAAGCTGGTCGCTGGGAAAACTTATGGCAAAATCCAAGTTTAGAAAGCAAACAACTACTATCCTCCAAAATTATTAAGCAGTGGCTAGAAGATTTAACAGGGAAAATAACAGTAAACTTATGCCCCATTGCACACATTACCCATCAATTAACCCATCAAAAAATCAGTGCCCAAATTTTACATTTAAATTTAGAAAGTACTCTAAAAAGTAAAGATCTACACTCGCAGTCGTATCAATGGGTGAAAAAAGAAGACTTATCTACATTAGGCATTTCAACCTTTCAAAAAAAAGCTTTTCAACAGTTAAACTTAATCTTTTAA
- the lepB gene encoding signal peptidase I produces the protein MKNTRKIFEFSAIGLFVAGFIFIVYFKLNYVSYRIPSGAMSPTVIKGDWVWGRKLNQDHIKRYDIVAYERDGTMFISRVVALPGDSVELNQDNRLLVNDKLVGSEPLEFSSQDFDLPKIESYGQQLSIERVQINTWHGFNIIYTPDDGFMRYGKPLEQDTVPEGEVYLVSDYRSNAMDSRIYGSIPKSAIKYKITRVYFSQPNDFSEIGKRLKRVGKKLY, from the coding sequence ATGAAAAACACAAGAAAAATTTTTGAATTTTCTGCTATTGGCTTATTCGTAGCAGGTTTTATTTTTATCGTTTATTTTAAATTAAACTATGTATCCTACCGTATACCATCCGGGGCAATGTCGCCAACCGTTATAAAGGGTGATTGGGTCTGGGGTCGTAAACTTAATCAGGATCATATCAAACGTTATGATATTGTTGCATATGAACGTGATGGTACGATGTTCATTAGTAGAGTTGTAGCGCTGCCAGGAGATAGTGTTGAACTTAATCAAGACAATAGATTGTTGGTTAATGATAAACTTGTTGGCTCTGAACCTTTAGAATTCAGTTCTCAAGACTTTGATCTTCCAAAAATTGAAAGTTATGGCCAACAACTGAGTATTGAGCGAGTTCAGATCAACACGTGGCATGGTTTTAATATTATATATACACCTGATGATGGTTTTATGAGATATGGTAAGCCTCTTGAACAAGATACGGTTCCAGAAGGGGAGGTTTATTTGGTTTCAGATTATCGATCCAATGCTATGGATTCAAGAATATATGGCTCGATTCCAAAGAGTGCAATAAAGTATAAAATAACCAGAGTCTATTTTTCTCAACCCAATGACTTTTCTGAAATAGGTAAAAGACTTAAAAGAGTTGGTAAAAAGCTATATTAG
- a CDS encoding ABC transporter ATP-binding protein translates to MKNSLKKELRHDPQAPHLPNTPWAFVMYFLGFYKWPLVAMFVFETGQALCQILVPYAIRQLIDTGTSVSGDLSAALQILKPALILFIGLSLGVLLFSRASGSILVMAGPALRRRVRRTVFNYLQFHSQRFFISNFSGSLANRISEMSQAVNHSTWTVMFDFWPVIVSFSTSMYLMQDTHRFLAIAFGLWTLIYIVVSFVLAKRCQKLAKAFASTRSMVSGKIVDAVTNSLNTKIFAKLGFERSYLDNYLELEVKAARKTYWFMEAMRWFQFLSTMLLQIGVIVLALRFWLLEEITVGQFAMITSLALLVINDARGLSRRFLEFFEYMGNISDGVNIIVRNHEIIDASDAKPIKVKQGEINFDHVNFAYTPNKPVFEQLTVKIKPGQRVGLVGFSGSGKTTFINLLLRMYEVNSGQILLDGQNIAKCTQDSLREQVSMIPQEPMLFHRTLLENIRYGKLDATDEEVIAAAKAAKAHDFIMQLPEGYQALVGERGVKLSGGQRQRIAIARAILKNARILVLDEATSSLDSVTEKAIQESFDTLMQGRTVVVVAHRLSTIANLDRIIVFHDGKIIEDGSHDELLKQNGHYAKLWSMQAGGFLPEHEVA, encoded by the coding sequence ATGAAAAATTCATTAAAAAAAGAACTAAGACATGACCCACAAGCACCGCATTTGCCTAACACACCGTGGGCTTTTGTGATGTATTTTTTGGGCTTTTACAAGTGGCCTCTTGTGGCTATGTTTGTGTTTGAAACTGGACAAGCTTTGTGTCAGATTTTGGTTCCTTATGCCATACGACAATTGATTGATACGGGAACAAGCGTAAGCGGTGATTTGAGCGCAGCATTACAAATTCTAAAACCCGCTTTAATTTTGTTTATTGGTTTAAGTCTAGGCGTATTGCTATTTAGCCGTGCCAGTGGCAGTATTTTGGTGATGGCTGGACCCGCTCTGCGGCGCAGGGTGAGAAGAACAGTGTTTAATTACTTGCAGTTTCATTCCCAGCGTTTCTTTATCAGTAATTTTTCTGGTTCATTGGCCAATAGGATTTCTGAAATGTCACAAGCTGTAAATCACAGCACATGGACCGTAATGTTTGATTTTTGGCCGGTGATTGTCAGTTTTTCAACTTCCATGTATCTTATGCAAGACACGCATCGGTTCTTGGCCATTGCATTTGGTTTATGGACCTTGATTTATATCGTTGTTTCATTTGTGCTGGCCAAACGTTGCCAAAAGCTTGCCAAAGCTTTTGCTTCAACACGCAGCATGGTCAGTGGCAAAATAGTTGATGCAGTGACCAATTCATTGAACACAAAAATTTTTGCCAAGCTTGGTTTTGAACGCAGTTACTTGGACAACTACCTTGAACTTGAAGTCAAAGCGGCACGTAAAACCTATTGGTTTATGGAAGCCATGCGCTGGTTTCAATTTTTATCCACCATGCTTTTGCAAATAGGGGTTATTGTTTTGGCTTTGAGGTTTTGGTTATTAGAAGAAATAACCGTGGGACAATTTGCCATGATTACCAGCTTGGCTTTGTTGGTCATCAATGATGCCAGAGGCCTAAGCCGACGCTTTTTAGAGTTTTTTGAATACATGGGTAACATTTCTGATGGTGTGAATATCATTGTTAGAAACCATGAAATCATAGATGCAAGTGATGCAAAACCCATTAAGGTTAAACAAGGTGAGATTAATTTTGATCATGTGAATTTTGCGTATACGCCAAATAAACCAGTATTTGAGCAGCTTACTGTAAAGATTAAGCCAGGGCAACGCGTGGGTTTGGTCGGCTTTTCAGGTTCCGGAAAAACAACCTTCATTAACCTGCTTTTGCGCATGTATGAAGTGAACTCGGGGCAAATTTTATTGGATGGACAAAACATTGCAAAATGCACGCAAGACAGTTTGCGTGAGCAGGTGAGTATGATTCCGCAAGAACCCATGTTGTTTCATAGAACTTTATTGGAAAACATTCGTTACGGTAAACTTGATGCTACAGATGAAGAAGTAATTGCAGCGGCTAAAGCGGCCAAAGCGCATGATTTTATTATGCAACTGCCAGAAGGCTATCAGGCTTTGGTAGGAGAGCGTGGCGTTAAACTTTCTGGTGGCCAACGTCAGCGTATTGCCATTGCCAGAGCTATTTTAAAAAATGCTCGGATTTTGGTTTTGGATGAAGCTACGTCCAGTTTAGATTCAGTAACAGAAAAAGCCATTCAAGAATCTTTTGATACCTTGATGCAAGGCAGAACTGTGGTTGTGGTGGCGCATCGTTTATCCACTATTGCCAATTTGGATAGAATCATTGTTTTTCATGATGGCAAGATCATTGAAGATGGCAGCCATGATGAGCTGCTGAAACAGAATGGTCATTACGCCAAATTATGGAGCATGCAAGCCGGCGGCTTTTTGCCAGAGCATGAAGTTGCTTAA